The proteins below come from a single Rhinoraja longicauda isolate Sanriku21f chromosome 5, sRhiLon1.1, whole genome shotgun sequence genomic window:
- the slc17a5 gene encoding sialin isoform X1, which produces MDEDMEEPGEEDEQPLLSGERRQVSACCSARYSLAMLAFCGFFMVYALRVNLSVALVEMLDVNATLPKNGSVEECPPHSNVTHQNYEKKGKVYNWDSNEQGWILSAFFYGYIFTQIPGGYLAGKFGGKLLLGFGILGTSVLTLLTPPAAELGPNCVILLRIIEGLGEGVTFPAMHAMWAEWAPPLERSTLVSLSYAGAQLGTVVSLPLSGIICYYLDWSYVFYIFGALGVIWCLLWFWLASDSPKTHRTISNAEQDYIIYSLRGQRSKKNVPWLSIWKSLPLWAIIVPHFCYNWTFYTLLTLLPTYMEEILQFDITENGFLSALPYLFCWIVMMSAGLIADYLINKQNWTTSAVRKIFTLIGMIGPAIFLVATGYVGCNYKEAVLFFTISSALGGFSMSGFNVNHLDIAPSYAGILLGITNTFATIPGMVGPVIAKILTNNHTLAEWQTVFYIAACIDVFGALFFVIFGKGTIQSWATDH; this is translated from the exons TATCAGCTTGCTGCTCTGCTCGATACAGCCTGGCGATGTTGGCTTTTTGTGGATTTTTTATGGTATATGCACTACGTGTGAACCTTAGCGTTGCATTGGTTGAGATGTTGGATGTTAATGCAACTTTACCCAAGAATGGCAGTGTTGAGGAATGTCCACCACACTCCAACGTTACTCATCAAAATTATGAAAAAAAG GGCAAGGTATATAACTGGGATTCGAATGAACAGGGTTGGATCCTTAGTGCCTTCTTCTACGGTTACATCTTTACTCAGATTCCTGGCGGATATCTAGCTGGTAAATTTGGAGGGAAGCTGTTGCTTGGTTTTGGCATACTGGGCACTTCAGTTTTAACACTGTTGACACCACCAGCAGCTGAACTGGGTCCTAACTGCGTAATTTTATTGAGGATTATTGAAGGACTGGGAGAG GGTGTGACCTTCCCCGCCATGCATGCAATGTGGGCTGAATGGGcgccacctttagaaaggagcacACTTGTAAGTTTATCATATGCAG GTGCCCAACTTGGAACGGTTGTTTCACTTCCATTATCTGGAATAATTTGTTATTACTTGGATTGGTCATATGTTTTCTACATATTTG gTGCACTGGGAGTCATCTGGTGTTTGTTATGGTTCTGGCTGGCGAGTGACTCACCAAAAACCCACAGAACTATATCTAATGCCGAGCAAGATTACATCATTTATTCACTTCGTGGCCAG CGTTCTAAGAAAAATGTACCATGGTTATCCatatggaaatctttgccactctGGGCTATAATTGTTCCTCATTTTTGCTACAATTGGACTTTTTATACATTATTAACACTGCTTCCAACATATATGGAAGAAATTTTACAATTTGACATTACAGAG aatggATTTTTATCAGCTCTGCCATATCTCTTCTGTTGGATAGTAATGATGAGTGCCGGACTGATTGCTGATTACCTGATTAACAAACAGAATTGGACTACATCTGCTGTTCGGAAAATATTCACCTTAATAG GTATGATCGGGCCTGCAATATTCCTGGTTGCTACTGGATATGTAGGCTGTAATTATAAAGAGGCTGTGTTATTTTTTACAATATCTTCTGCGTTAGGAGGCTTCAGTATGTCTGGATTCAATGTTAATCATTTGGATATTGCTCCATC ATATGCAGGAATCTTACTTGGGATCACAAACACATTTGCCACAATTCCTGGAATGGTTGGACCAGTTATTGCCAAAATCTTGACAAACAAT CATACACTTGCAGAATGGCAAACTGTGTTTTACATTGCTGCTTGTATTGATGTGTTTGGTGcactgttttttgttatttttgggaaAGGTACAATCCAGTCCTGGGCAACTGATCACTGA
- the slc17a5 gene encoding sialin isoform X2, which translates to MLAFCGFFMVYALRVNLSVALVEMLDVNATLPKNGSVEECPPHSNVTHQNYEKKGKVYNWDSNEQGWILSAFFYGYIFTQIPGGYLAGKFGGKLLLGFGILGTSVLTLLTPPAAELGPNCVILLRIIEGLGEGVTFPAMHAMWAEWAPPLERSTLVSLSYAGAQLGTVVSLPLSGIICYYLDWSYVFYIFGALGVIWCLLWFWLASDSPKTHRTISNAEQDYIIYSLRGQRSKKNVPWLSIWKSLPLWAIIVPHFCYNWTFYTLLTLLPTYMEEILQFDITENGFLSALPYLFCWIVMMSAGLIADYLINKQNWTTSAVRKIFTLIGMIGPAIFLVATGYVGCNYKEAVLFFTISSALGGFSMSGFNVNHLDIAPSYAGILLGITNTFATIPGMVGPVIAKILTNNHTLAEWQTVFYIAACIDVFGALFFVIFGKGTIQSWATDH; encoded by the exons ATGTTGGCTTTTTGTGGATTTTTTATGGTATATGCACTACGTGTGAACCTTAGCGTTGCATTGGTTGAGATGTTGGATGTTAATGCAACTTTACCCAAGAATGGCAGTGTTGAGGAATGTCCACCACACTCCAACGTTACTCATCAAAATTATGAAAAAAAG GGCAAGGTATATAACTGGGATTCGAATGAACAGGGTTGGATCCTTAGTGCCTTCTTCTACGGTTACATCTTTACTCAGATTCCTGGCGGATATCTAGCTGGTAAATTTGGAGGGAAGCTGTTGCTTGGTTTTGGCATACTGGGCACTTCAGTTTTAACACTGTTGACACCACCAGCAGCTGAACTGGGTCCTAACTGCGTAATTTTATTGAGGATTATTGAAGGACTGGGAGAG GGTGTGACCTTCCCCGCCATGCATGCAATGTGGGCTGAATGGGcgccacctttagaaaggagcacACTTGTAAGTTTATCATATGCAG GTGCCCAACTTGGAACGGTTGTTTCACTTCCATTATCTGGAATAATTTGTTATTACTTGGATTGGTCATATGTTTTCTACATATTTG gTGCACTGGGAGTCATCTGGTGTTTGTTATGGTTCTGGCTGGCGAGTGACTCACCAAAAACCCACAGAACTATATCTAATGCCGAGCAAGATTACATCATTTATTCACTTCGTGGCCAG CGTTCTAAGAAAAATGTACCATGGTTATCCatatggaaatctttgccactctGGGCTATAATTGTTCCTCATTTTTGCTACAATTGGACTTTTTATACATTATTAACACTGCTTCCAACATATATGGAAGAAATTTTACAATTTGACATTACAGAG aatggATTTTTATCAGCTCTGCCATATCTCTTCTGTTGGATAGTAATGATGAGTGCCGGACTGATTGCTGATTACCTGATTAACAAACAGAATTGGACTACATCTGCTGTTCGGAAAATATTCACCTTAATAG GTATGATCGGGCCTGCAATATTCCTGGTTGCTACTGGATATGTAGGCTGTAATTATAAAGAGGCTGTGTTATTTTTTACAATATCTTCTGCGTTAGGAGGCTTCAGTATGTCTGGATTCAATGTTAATCATTTGGATATTGCTCCATC ATATGCAGGAATCTTACTTGGGATCACAAACACATTTGCCACAATTCCTGGAATGGTTGGACCAGTTATTGCCAAAATCTTGACAAACAAT CATACACTTGCAGAATGGCAAACTGTGTTTTACATTGCTGCTTGTATTGATGTGTTTGGTGcactgttttttgttatttttgggaaAGGTACAATCCAGTCCTGGGCAACTGATCACTGA
- the LOC144593500 gene encoding elongation factor 1-alpha 1: MGKEKIHINIVVIGHVDSGKSTTTGHLIYKCGGIDKRTIEKFEKEAAEMGKGSFKYAWVLDKLKAERERGITIDISLWKFETSKYYITIIDAPGHRDFIKNMITGTSQADCAVLIVAAGVGEFEAGISKNGQTREHALLAYTLGVKQLIVGVNKMDSTEPPFNQKRYEEIVKEVSTYIKKIGYNPDTVAFVPISGWHGDNMLEPSSNMTWFKGWKINRKEGNANGVTLLEGLDSILPPQRPTEKPLRLPLQDVYKIGGIGTVPVGRVETGVLKPGMVVTFAPVNVTTEVKSVEMHHEALSEALPGDNVGFNVKNVSVKDVRRGNVAGDSKNDPPMEAANFTSQVIILNHPGQIASGYAPVLDCHTAHIACKFAELKEKIDRRSGKKLEDNPKFLKSGDAAIVEMIPGKPMCVESFSEYPPLGRFAVRDMRQTVAVGVIKAVERKAAGAGKITKSAQKAQKSR, from the exons ATGGGCAAAGAAAAGATCCATATCAACATCGTCGTGATTGGGCATGTAGATTCTGGCAAGTCAACCACGACTGGGCACCTGATCTACAAATGTGGTGGCATCGACAAGAGGACCATCGAGAAGTTTGAGAAGGAAGCTGCTGAG ATGGGCAAAGGTTCTTTCAAGTATGCCTGGGTGTTGGATAAGTTGAAGGCTGAACGTGAACGTGGTATTACTATTGATATTTCTCTCTGGAAATTTGAAACCAGCAAGTATTATATTACCATAATTGATGCCCCAGGGCATCGAGATTTCATTAAGAACATGATTACAGGTACTTCACAG GCTGACTGTGCTGTACTGATTGTTGCTGCTGGAGTAGGTGAGTTTGAGGCTGGCATATCCAAGAATGGCCAGACACGGGAGCATGCCTTGCTGGCTTACACTCTGggtgtgaagcagctgattgttggAGTAAATAAGATGGATTCTACTGAGCCACCATTCAACCAAAAGAGATATGAGGAAATCGTCAAGGAAGTCAGTACCTACATCAAGAAAATTGGTTACAATCCGGATACTGTGGCATTTGTACCAATCTCTGGCTGGCATGGTGACAACATGTTGGAGCCTAGTTCTAAT ATGACTTGGTTCAAAGGTTGGAAGATCAATCGTAAGGAGGGTAATGCTAATGGAGTTACTCTTTTGGAAGGTCTGGATTCTATCCTGCCGCCACAAAGACCAACAGAAAAACCTCTTCGTCTCCCACTTCAAGATGTCTACAAAATTGGTG GTATTGGTACTGTACCAGTGGGTCGTGTTGAAACTGGGGTTTTGAAACCTGGAATGGTAGTTACATTTGCACCTGTTAACGTCACAACAGAAGTTAAGTCTGTTGAAATGCATCATGAAGCCCTCTCTGAAGCTCTGCCTGGTGACAACGTTGGGTTCAATGTTAAAAATGTGTCTGTAAAAGATGTCCGTCGTGGCAATGTTGCTGGTGACAGCAAGAATGATCCACCAATGGAAGCTGCCAATTTCACTTCACAG GTAATTATCTTGAACCACCCAGGGCAGATTGCCTCTGGCTATGCTCCTGTCTTGGATTGCCATACTGCTCACATTGCTTGCAAGTTTGCCGAGTTAAAGGAGAAGATTGACCGTAGGTCTGGGAAGAAACTAGAAGATAACCCCAAGTTCCTGAAGTCTGGGGATGCTGCCATTGTTGAAATGATTCCAGGCAAGCCCATGTGTGTTGAGAGCTTCTCTGAATACCCACCTCTGG GTCGTTTTGCAGTCCGTGACATGAGGCAAACTGTGGCTGTTGGAGTCATCAAGGCTGTTGAGAGGAAGGCTGCTGGTGCTGGCAAAATCACCAAGTCTGCCCAGAAGGCTCAGAAAAGCAGATGA